The following are encoded in a window of Vigna unguiculata cultivar IT97K-499-35 chromosome 8, ASM411807v1, whole genome shotgun sequence genomic DNA:
- the LOC114195528 gene encoding proline-rich receptor-like protein kinase PERK8, which translates to MKVFVAFATLLVFLVLKPTASEPAPPSGDDTISKPPKPIGIASNPPTKTDTSLGSPRFVVASNPPTKTVTPRFVVASNPPTKTDTSSGSPRFVVVSNPPTKTVTSSGSSRFVVASNPPTKTVTSSGSPRFVVASNPPTKTVTSS; encoded by the exons ATGAAGGTGTTTGTAGCTTTCGCAACTCTCCTAGTTTTTCTGGTCCTTAAACCTACAGCTTCCGAGCCTGCGCCACCCTCAGGTGATGATACAATTTCGAAACCACCAAAGCCAATAGGTATAGCTTCAAATCCACCAACCAAAACCGATACAAGCTtag GTTCTCCAAGGTTTGTTGTAGCTTCAAATCCACCAACTAAAACTGTTACTCCAAGATTTGTTGTAGCTTCAAATCCACCAACTAAAACTGATACAAGCTCAGGTTCTCCAAGGTTTGTTGTAGTTTCAAATCCACCAACTAAAACTGTTACAAGCTCAGGTTCTTCAAGGTTTGTTGTAGCTTCAAATCCACCAACTAAAACTGTTACAAGCTCAGGTTCTCCAAGATTTGTTGTAGCTTCAAATCCACCAACTAAAACTGTTACAAGCTCATAA